ACCCCCCCTTTGGTTTCttgaacatcatcatcatcatcatcctgtgATGCGCAGGGATTTCCTTTTGTTGATATTATCGGAAAGAAGGACATTTGGATTAATTTAACTACATCATGGTTTCTTAGATCCGGACAAAATTATGCCATTGGCGGAATATGTTGCGTGGTGTTGTATTTAGATTaaacatcattatcatcatcatcctctcttgttttCGCTTGCTGGATATTGATATCAGATCATGTTCTATCAGGTCTAGCCTCGCCAATGGCTGGGAATTAAAATCTGGAATGCACGAAGAAAGCTCCAACGAGATTCATCGAATACTCGTGTGAGTTATGGACGTACACGATCAGatgactcttcttcttcttcttttgttttttttcatcTTCCCAGCTATTTATTAGTGGATAGGCTAAGAAAGTTTAGGATTTGGAGTCAATTAATATTAGCAGTAAATTAACATGGAATCAGTTATGTTGTACGCTTTAAATAACTGACTCTTTCCAACAGTGAAACATATTTGAATCAATGATCGTCCGCAAATTTAGCCAAAAtattgtttggaaatagattaaAAATACTGGACTTCTCTGAGTTGCAAAACACACTTTGTAATTTGTATTTTTACAgagttttaatatatatattttttccgtaATTGGGAGCAGCTCCTGATTTTGTTCAACAAAAGCTATCATCACAGTACAACTGTTTTGTAAATGGATGAAACAAATAATGCACTTCGCCGAGCAAACTATGCCGCTTTAACAACTGCCTAACCTCTCACGTCCCTGTTCCAGcaacaaaagaaataaatttcattctgcatttatcaaataaaaatagtacaaataaaaaaaaagtactaTTCCCCAAAAGATAAAGAAATTAAACAGCGAACGTGTAAGCTTACATCTTTTATCAACTGGTAAACTGGTAAGAAAGGCTTTGGACAGAGAGAACGACAAACCTTTAGCTCTGGCAATTCGATGACACAAGCACAACATTCAACCACTTCAGCTCCAACACGCTCTGCAAATCATAATCTAAATGTCAGTCATGCTTCTCATGTACTGTTAACCTAAACGAATAAAAGACTTCAAATGGCTGACCGTTTAATCATAATCATCATGCACAATGATTTTAAAAGTGGACACAATATATAAAGCAATAACAACATGTACTACAAAAACAATCATAATCTGTTCGTATAGCAGAGAGGGTCTGCATTCATCTGCCCTGTTAAGATAATCCATCCCCTAAGCCAGGAATTGCAGCTTAACCAACAAATCACTCGAACTTTGCTAGGACCATTTTTTAAATCACTCGAACTTGACAGCCAGCATAATTTACAAAGGTTGCAAGTGAATATGACGTTTGTTCTAATAATTTTGTGCTTAAAACACTTCATATTAAAGATTTCTGAAACCTATCTAACTTTCAAAATACTTAAATAACAAAATTGTATTAATGTATAAATAACATAACCTATTTCACTACACATGACCATGAAAAAGTGTCTTCTATAAGAGTGGCAACTTAAACACAAATTGTACAGTCTCAGCGTACAGCTGGGAATTCCAACCGTAAACCATGTTTTGACTTGTCGTTCATCTAGCAACCTTATAAATTTCCTAAACCCTCCAACAAAGATTTCAGATctactttttatttttctaaatcaaAAGATTTCATGATGTGCAATACATGACAAATATAGATATAAATTTGCTTGTTATTAGAACTTTATATTCAAAATAGAGCAACACAACGCACAGAGCTTTTCTAAATAAGGGAATCCAGAAGGGCCATATTTTAGCACCCTTACCTCTCTCTGTGAACCAACAGAGGTGGATATCTCAAACCTGAACTCATTAAGCCAACCTAATAAGTTATAATATGAGAGGGACCTGCAAGGAATATGGATCGGAACATGATCAACAAATCCTAACCCATTGATAGATCCTGCTGAGCATATGTGtttccttttgtttttcttttgtttcctgCTGATCAAAAGGAATATTGAatccttttgtttttctttttgcaaataaAATAAAGCAAATTATTCCTTAAAATACCGACCCGACATAACCCATTTTGTCCTACTCGATCCAACTCAAAACCCATAACGGTCAGATCCAGTTCAACGAATCCTGACCCATTAGACGGTTGGTCCAACTTACGGATGCAGTATACATTCATTATCCCATCTGAACCTGAGATGATCAATAATACCCAGCTTTAGCAGATAAAAAGGTTGTTTCCATGGTTTGAACAACTAACATCCAAGAAACTGTAAAGTAACCTACCATTAGCACTAATGCTTGCCTCCAGATAACTAGATTATTATTCTTTGAAACACTATATCAGTTGATAAGCCAGATTAAAGcaataatttcattaaaaaaatatcatacaaCTGGAACATGGATGGCATTACTAGAGGAAGAACCTCAGTCCAATGAAAAAGAATGTTAGtgttatttttttcaaatattaaaTAACAAATGGAGCTTTACTTTTGAATGCTAAGAAAATATGACTTAAATCCTCAAAAATAAGAAGCAACACACAAGCATGCAGGCTTGACCAAAAAGCATGTGTATTAATTAAAACATTTGGTTAAAAATTGATGACATCTAACATTACAAAACGAACTTCTCAAAACTTATTTAAATACAATATCATTTTTTGTGGTAAAATCTACTAAATACATCAAAACATCTTTAGCCATCATGTGTGTTTATTATATTCCCAAGGTGATTGTTCTTTGTATATGTCTCCATTATCATCAATTTATTTTCCCTAAATTAAGTTGTGCGGAAGAAAAACTTTTATCGTAGATAACTGCAAAATATAGATAGACACCTTTAACCATAATAGGCGGTTAAAACACTCATGTGACTGTTCCTCAACATGCATTTCCATCATTGTCAATTAATTTCCTCCAGGATGATCGTATTGCACATTAGAGCAGTGATCAATGTAACCATGACACAGTGGATATAAAAGCACCTTATGACAGGAAAACCAACAGCTTGAAGAATGAATCAATGGCAAATTACCCAGGAGCCTGATTGCAGCAGATAATGTGCCTCCAGTTGCAATTAAATTATCAATGACAAGGGCTTGACCCCCTGGCTGTACAGCTCCTACATGCATTTCCATTCTGTCTGTACCATATTCTAGGGAGTATTCCTCAGAAATAACTTCCCCTAGTAAGCAGCATAAATGGTTAGCTATTGTTTGCaacacacttctaacaagaaaaagaTGCAAGAGAACAACATACCAGGAAGCTTCTTTGGCTTTCTCATAGGAACAAACTTTGCTCCTATATAGCTAATGCAATGGGAGGGCCAAATATGAATCCTCTTGCTTCGACACCTGTTCAAACTATAGAAATCAAACTGAGGAACGGCATCTTAATGCAAGTATATTTTAGTGGATATAATTATGCGTTGTGCAGTAACAGATGAACAAGAAAAGACATGATCATATTTATACACTGACAATATcagcaattaaaaaaatatatgattaagtAAATGAACATATTGTACAATAGAATTCAACTAAAAAGGGGATCTGACTTTAATTCTATctaaaacaaagaaaagaaaagaaaagcttgTCGAATCAAAAGTTCTGTCACCAACTACTTTTGTTGGTTCCTCCAGTATCCACATCATTCATAATCAAGAAAATGAGGCGACAAGCAAATGAATGGTGAAAAGAATGCTTAATTTCCAAAACATTCAACATCCATAACCGTCTAGAGTGGCACAAAAGGAGAAGTAATCTGCTTATCCTAGAAAAGAACCCAGAATTTCCTAGGCTTCTACCCTTCCAATCTTGGGAAACGTGATGGTCTGCCTTCAGAATGTAGCAATTCAGCCTCACTCGATGTTTTTCTAGTGTTCGAATTCGTAGATTACCCCATGTCATTcttatcttgaacatctttaggATGTAAACAAGAAGAATAGTGAAGGAAGCATATGTTCATGCATCTTCCATGCCCTTATCACAAACGAAACAGAAGGTATACAGCAAACCTCATTGGCATAATAAAACTACATTAAGATTTACTTATAAGAATGCTGTGAACACGATTACCTGCGATAACCGTGATCTCTTGATCTCTGTACCTCTCCACGAACATATCGATGGTATCCCTGAACGCCTTGGGATCGAGCAGCAGGGTCGTGATATCTTGAAACATGATACCTACACCCACACTAAACCCATCAAGAACAGCGAAACCCGCAACTGATCGCCCCAAAACCCCGATCCCCAACACGGGGTTTTCAAGAAGCCCACTAAGGTGCCAGGGTTTCCAAGATCCGTGAATTACCGGGCTTGGGAAAGTCGGGAATGACGCGTATGGCGGACGCGATCCGCGTCAGGCGGTAGTCCTCACCGCCTTCGGAGGCCATCATTCCGACGAGAGCGACGGCGGCAGCAAGGACGCGGGGGAAGGGGGAGTGGGAGGGGGAGGGGAGCGGTTGGGGGTTGTTGCGGCCACTGTCGTGTGAAGCGGGCTTATTAAATGGGGCTTGGAATCGGGTCTTTTCCACCGTCCAATATCATCCGATACCGGTACAATCGGACCGTGCATCTGATGACGGATCTGTCCACCTAATGGATCGGATCCCCAAACCCGGTACTCGTCCGCTCCGCGAAGTGGGGCCCAGATCTTGCGGGGTCATTTTTGTTGTCATTTTACACGTTTCATTCACCTGCCTTGCGATTGGAGATTGCTGCGGGCCCGACATGATGTAACTCTGACACGGGCCCGAAGGATGAGTTATATTTATGGACGGGTGTGGCGGTAAGCAAAGCAGTTTTTATgacttatgtatgtatgtatgtacattacATCATACGTACAAATAACATTATATTGTTATGTTTCTTGTGATACATTAGGTGGACCAGTCGAGCATGTGTTTCGCTCTCATCCCGTCGTGTTAAGGGAAATAAAGCAAACACGATCGGAGGATGTATCTCTCTTCGCCATCCATCCTACGTAATCCCTCACGACATCCGATCGGGATCCGGTCCAACATCTGCTGCGTTGGGAACAACCCTTTCCAGCATCCGAACCATGCATCGAAGCCGCCCCCACCGTTTCTTGGAATTGCAACCGTCAGATCGAGCAACCGCTCACCGCTCATGAACGCGATCGAACGGCGGATCCAGCTACAAACCTCACGCACCGCTGGCGTCGCTCTCACAACCCCATGGCCTCGGGCGgatcctctctgtctctctcgctcgctatatacagagcaggggaggagagTGCCTTTGTGATCGTTGTCGGATGAGAGATCGATAGATAGAAGATGAGCTGCAACGGTTGCAGAGTACTGCGGAGGGGCTGCAGCGCCACCTGCATCCTCCGGCCGTGTATCCAGTGCATCGACGGCGCCGGCGCGCAGGCTCACGCCACCGCCTTCGTCGCCAAGTTCTTCGGCCGCTCCAccctcctctccttcctctcctccgtCCCTCTTCCCCGTCGCCCCGGTGTGTACTGCTCACGTCTACCTGATAGAACTCTCTTGTCGTCCTAAAAGACTGGAACTAAGCGTCCCCTCCTGCAGCTGCCTTCCGATCCTTGCTTTACGAGGCGTGCGGCCGCACCATCAACCCCGTGACCGGCGCCACGGGGCTGCTGTGGACCGGGAACTGGCACCTGTGCCAGGCGGCGGTGGCGACAGTGCTTGGTGGTGGAACCATTCATCCGCTGCCGGAACTGGCCGGCGCAGCCGATGCGAAGGAGCTGTACGAGTATCAAAGGAGAGGGGTCTCgtcctcgtcgtcctcctcctcgccaccaccgaggaagaggaggagagattATGATGCCAAGAGACCTCCCACTCGCGAGCTGTACCCGATGCCAGAGTCACCAGATGGCGGCGGGGACAACAAGCGGCGGGCGTCGACGCCATCGGCAACGTCAGCGAGCTCGGTGACAACGATAAGCGAGGGAGGATGTGGAGATCAGACCGCAGCAGAGAAGCCGACGATTCTAAATCTCTTCGTATGAGGACGCGTGGCTTCTCAAAGTCCCGTGTGGTGATGAAGATGGTCGAACATCACATGCGCACATCAGTCAATGTTTTCTAAGCTGTAGTGTTGATTGATCGACTAGTCTTTATCAGTGACACGTCCTTTCGTATACGTAGATGGCAAGTCTCTGATACCTTATCGAACGTCAATTTGTGGTTATCTGAACTGCTGATCAAGGTAGATGTGAGTTCATTGGCATTTCATAAGGTAGATGTGCATGTGTGTGTAGTTATCTGAGAAGAGTTCGTCGCCGTTGTGGTACTTGTTTTGTTTGGTAAGAGTACAGGTCGATCACGCCATCGAATACGCACCCAAAAGATGTCAGTTTTTTTGTTTTAGTACCTCATTGACATCATCTACGAAGCCAATCGAACATGTTTCAACGTCACAATGTAATGAAACATGCTGCATGCCGCCGTTCGATCGCGCTGCATGCCGGCGACTGCCGTCCGATCTCGGGGTCGGGCTTCCGCAGCATCTCCCGCAGGACGTGCACAACCTCACCTCCTTCCTCAGCCCTGTGAACACAAGCAAAGCTAAGAGTCGTAAGCTCATCACGATTCCAGCTCCGCGGAGAAAAACTTGCCCAAAGGCTCATCGTCTTACCGGCACTTCGGATGCCGAGACGGGCGGCGACGCCGACCGGAACTCGCCGCATGGGAAGCACCACCACTCCATCATCAAACGTCTGAAACACGCTGCTTGATCTCTCTTTCCTTCTCTGTAACACAAGATGATGGGATGTGGTGGTGCGGCTACGGCAGCTTCAGCTTTGGAGAAGGGTCGAGAGAAGGCGAGTGATGGGGACATGCACGGTGGGATTGTCCGCACACGTAGACGCCGCGTTTGGCGCTACTCGTCGGCGATGTTGCCGCGCGCGGTTGGACGATTTTGCCGTGGAC
The DNA window shown above is from Musa acuminata AAA Group cultivar baxijiao chromosome BXJ2-4, Cavendish_Baxijiao_AAA, whole genome shotgun sequence and carries:
- the LOC135611323 gene encoding LOB domain-containing protein 37-like; protein product: MSCNGCRVLRRGCSATCILRPCIQCIDGAGAQAHATAFVAKFFGRSTLLSFLSSVPLPRRPAAFRSLLYEACGRTINPVTGATGLLWTGNWHLCQAAVATVLGGGTIHPLPELAGAADAKELYEYQRRGVSSSSSSSSPPPRKRRRDYDAKRPPTRELYPMPESPDGGGDNKRRASTPSATSASSVTTISEGGCGDQTAAEKPTILNLFV